A window of Terriglobales bacterium genomic DNA:
CCCGTAAAGCGGCAGTTTTCCTTCCAATCGCAGCGTGTTGCGCGCCCCCAGGCCACAGGGAATCGCGCCAAATTCTTTCCCTGCTTCCAGGACTTGGTTCCACACCGCCGCGCTGATCTCTGGATCCGCGGGCACATAGATTTCGAAACCGTCCTCTGCGGTATACCCCGTTCGTGCGATCAGGATATTTGGGAGCCCGCACACCGTCCCATGCGTGAACCAGTAAAACTTCACTGCTCCAAGATCGGCATCCGTCAGCTTTTGCAGCAGATCGACTCCGCGTGGACCCTGAATCGCGATCTGGGTAAAGTCATCGCTGAGGTTATCCACCTGACAATTGAAGCCACGCGCACTGTCGCGAGCCCACCCATAGTCCTTTTCGCGCGTGCCTGCGTTGATCACAATCAGGTAATTGTCCTCTCCCAGCTTGTGTACGATCACATCGTCCACAAACGTTCCCTGCGGATACAGCATGGCGGAATACTGCGCCTGACCCACTGAGAGTTTGGCGGCATCATTCATGGTGAGGTGCTGGATAGCCGCCAGCGCCTGCGGCCCGCGCACGCGGATGTCTCCCATGTGGCTGACATCGAAAACCCCCACTCCGCTTCGCACGGCCATGTGCTCAGCGATCAGTCCACCATATTTGGGATACTCGACCGGCATGTCCCAGCCATTGAAGTCCACCATCTTGGCTCCCATCTGCCGGTGGACGGCGTTGAGCGCGGTCTTGCGTGGCGTAACCGCGGCGGCTGGCACAGCTGACAAGGACACCCTCCATGCGCCAACTGATTCGGCGCAAACCAGTTGGCAAACCGCAAACGTTATCACGCGCTTTTTCGCGGGGTCAAATGAGGGGACAGCAGCGCAGCGGACCAGTTTGCGTCGTCATCCCGCCCCTTCCCATCGAGCACCTTGATTGTCATCATGAGCCGCCAGGGGCGGCGAGGGATCTGCAGTTATGCCGCTGGGCAGAGCCCTGCCCCTATCACTCGCGCCGGCGCCCCAGCTTCCGCGGCGGACCTGGGATTCAGGACCGTTCTTCACCCCAATCGGCGAATGGGAAGGAAATACCACCCCGTCAGATGCGCTTCAGAAAATGGACCACATCGTCACCGCCGATTTTCGTGTAATGCACAGTGACGTGCTCCCCTTCCTTGCCAACATAATCAGCGCCTCTAACTACGCCGTGTTCGGTATCAACCGAGGCATCTTTGCTCAGGTGAAAAGTCTTCTCTGCTCCGTCCTCCCCCTTTATGACTATAGTGTGGGCAGCCTTGTCGACTCTCGTTACCGTGCCTTTGGCAACATGCGCATCCGCCTTACCGAAGTCGCGAACCGCAACCGCCGTCTTATCCACACCCTTCTCCGTGTAGTGAACAACGACGTGCGCGCCGTCCTTGGCGCCAACAGCAGCCTCGCCGACGCCTTTCTTGGTCAGCTTTCCCGCATCATCGAAGGACTCTACCGCGGTGTGACTGGTGTACTTGAATACGTGCTCGGTTCCCTCCGCCGTATCGACGGTGATAGTCTTTGCATCTTTGTCCACCCTCTTGACCGTCCCATCCACCGCATGGACCACATCTTGAGCAAGGGCCTGCAAGCCAGCAGTCCCCAGCACCCAAGCAAAACAGATCAACAGCGATTTGATTTTCAGTGTGCGCGGCACGGATTTCCTCCTGGTAGTTGTACGCGTGAAA
This region includes:
- the gcvT gene encoding glycine cleavage system aminomethyltransferase GcvT; the encoded protein is MSLSAVPAAAVTPRKTALNAVHRQMGAKMVDFNGWDMPVEYPKYGGLIAEHMAVRSGVGVFDVSHMGDIRVRGPQALAAIQHLTMNDAAKLSVGQAQYSAMLYPQGTFVDDVIVHKLGEDNYLIVINAGTREKDYGWARDSARGFNCQVDNLSDDFTQIAIQGPRGVDLLQKLTDADLGAVKFYWFTHGTVCGLPNILIARTGYTAEDGFEIYVPADPEISAAVWNQVLEAGKEFGAIPCGLGARNTLRLEGKLPLYGHEISDSINVWEAGLDRFCKMEKSEFTGRDALAKAKTQGITRTLVGLEMMDRGIARDGYRLLDTAGQEIGWVTSGSYAPFLKKNIALAYVPLGHSAVGTELAVEIRGQGVKAKVVPTPFYKRPKKNS